One stretch of Nicotiana tabacum cultivar K326 chromosome 18, ASM71507v2, whole genome shotgun sequence DNA includes these proteins:
- the LOC107813936 gene encoding xyloglucan endotransglucosylase/hydrolase protein 24: MASLLVQCLNFLALCSLQYHILASSNFNQDFDVTWGDGRAKVLNNGKLLTLSLDKASGSGIQSKREYLFGRIDMQLKLVRENSAGTVTTYYLSSQGATHDEIDFEFLGNLSGDPYIIHTNVYTQGKGDKEQQFYLWFDPTAGFHTYSILWNPQTIIFYVDGTPIRVFKNMKSSGVPYPTNQPMRVYASLWNADDWATRGGLIKTDWSKAPFIASFRNFKANACVWEFGKSSCNSSTNSTKPWFFQELDSTSQARLQWVQKNYMVYNYCTDIKRFPQGLPQECNFNSTTS; this comes from the exons ATGGCTTCTTTGTTAGTTCAATGTTTGAATTTTCTTGCCTTATGCTCTTTGCAATATCATATCTTGGCTTCTAGTAATTTTAATCAAGATTTTGATGTTACATGGGGAGATGGTAGGGCAAAggttctcaacaatggaaaacTTCTTACCCTCTCTCTTGACAAAGCCTCTGGTTCTGGTATTCAATCCAAGAGAGagtatttatttggaaggatcgATATGCAGTTGAAACTCGTACGTGAAAACTCAGCCGGCACAGTTACTACATATTAT TTATCATCACAAGGGGCAACACACGATGAGATAGATTTCGAATTCTTGGGAAATCTTAGTGGTGATCCATATATTATTCATACAAATGTTTACACTCAAGGCAAAGGTGACAAAGAACAACAGTTCTACTTATGGTTTGATCCCACTGCTGGTTTTCATACCTACTCCATTCTTTGGAACCCCCAAACAATTAT ATTTTATGTGGATGGTACACCAATAAGAGTGTTCAAGAACATGAAGTCAAGTGGGGTACCCTACCCAACCAACCAACCTATGAGGGTATATGCAAGTCTATGGAATGCAGATGATTGGGCTACTAGGGGTGGCCTTATTAAAACAGATTGGTCCAAAGCTCCATTTATAGCTtcttttagaaatttcaaagCCAATGCTTGTGTTTGGGAATTTGGAAAATCATCATGCAATAGTAGCACAAATTCCACAAAGCCATGGTTTTTTCAAGAACTTGATTCCACAAGCCAAGCTAGGTTACAATGGGTGCAGAAAAATTATATGGTTTATAATTATTGTACTGATATTAAAAGGTTTCCTCAAGGTCTTCCTCAAGAATGCAATTTCAACTCCACGactagttaa